A portion of the Bdellovibrionales bacterium genome contains these proteins:
- a CDS encoding Hsp20/alpha crystallin family protein: MKNPLANLPERLRRRVPTAMKALLEMENEMDRVFQTSSFWPEEVGSFDFSPACDFKDTGKEYVINFDIPGIKREDVKIEMENNRLTVSGERSVRRDEKEARYLLSESCSGYFMRSFSLPNLVDESRVDAQYADGVLTITVPKIEASKAKQIKIH; encoded by the coding sequence ATGAAAAATCCGCTTGCCAATTTACCAGAAAGGCTCCGCCGACGAGTTCCAACTGCTATGAAGGCCCTGCTAGAAATGGAAAATGAGATGGATCGAGTTTTTCAGACGTCATCGTTTTGGCCAGAAGAAGTTGGCTCCTTCGATTTCTCTCCAGCCTGCGATTTTAAGGATACAGGCAAGGAGTATGTTATTAATTTTGATATCCCGGGCATAAAAAGGGAAGACGTGAAAATTGAAATGGAAAACAATAGACTTACCGTGAGCGGCGAGAGAAGTGTTCGCCGGGACGAGAAGGAGGCTAGGTATCTCCTGTCTGAGTCTTGTTCTGGGTATTTTATGCGTTCGTTTAGTTTACCAAACCTTGTAGATGAGAGCCGAGTCGATGCCCAGTATGCCGATGGTGTTTTAACTATCACGGTTCCCAAAATAGAGGCGTCGAAGGCCAAACAAATCAAAATTCACTGA
- a CDS encoding ammonium transporter — translation MPIQEINAGDTAWLLTASGLVLLMTPGLAFFYGGMVKKKNLISTMFQSFVSMGLVSVLWVVVGFSLAFGESLGGVIGNPLTYLGLRNVGVHPNPTFAATIPFALFVLFQMKFAIITPALITGAFAERVRFKSYLIFCVFFSLFIYTPLAHWAWHPEGFLRKWGVLDFAGGTVVHISAGIAALVAALMMRGRQDRTHAPSNIPFVLLGTGMLWFGWFGFNAGSALAANGQAVQAFLTTNTASATAMLVWVLLDWKLKKKPSCLGACVGAVVGLVAITPAAGYVSFGASLFIGAVASAISYSVVIWRAKKGIDDTLDVFPCHGVGGIVGMLLTAVFAEEGGLIYGSSVLLLKHMAALSLVVVFVVVMTWIGLKLVRLIEKLEVSVDGEELGLDLHQHNEQLAH, via the coding sequence ATGCCAATCCAAGAGATCAACGCCGGCGATACGGCATGGTTGCTAACTGCATCGGGTTTGGTTCTTCTGATGACTCCGGGACTTGCCTTTTTCTACGGTGGAATGGTCAAGAAAAAAAATCTTATATCCACCATGTTCCAAAGTTTCGTTTCAATGGGTTTAGTTAGCGTCCTTTGGGTCGTTGTGGGCTTCAGTCTTGCATTTGGGGAAAGCCTAGGAGGGGTGATCGGAAACCCGCTCACTTACCTTGGGCTCCGAAATGTGGGAGTGCATCCCAATCCCACATTTGCGGCGACAATTCCTTTTGCCTTATTTGTTCTGTTCCAGATGAAATTTGCGATAATCACCCCGGCTCTTATTACGGGAGCCTTCGCCGAGAGAGTTCGGTTTAAGTCCTATCTCATTTTCTGCGTCTTCTTCAGTTTGTTTATTTATACTCCGCTCGCTCACTGGGCCTGGCATCCCGAGGGCTTCTTGCGAAAATGGGGTGTTTTAGATTTTGCAGGTGGAACGGTTGTACATATTTCAGCTGGAATTGCGGCTTTGGTGGCCGCTCTGATGATGAGGGGACGGCAAGATAGAACCCATGCGCCTTCAAATATTCCATTTGTGCTTTTGGGAACGGGGATGCTTTGGTTTGGATGGTTTGGTTTTAATGCGGGTTCTGCCCTGGCAGCCAACGGACAAGCTGTTCAGGCGTTTTTGACAACAAATACGGCCTCTGCGACAGCGATGTTAGTTTGGGTTCTTCTTGATTGGAAATTAAAGAAAAAACCAAGCTGTCTTGGTGCCTGCGTTGGCGCTGTTGTCGGATTGGTGGCGATAACTCCAGCAGCTGGCTATGTTTCGTTCGGAGCAAGTCTCTTTATTGGGGCCGTTGCATCGGCGATTAGCTATTCAGTGGTGATTTGGCGGGCAAAGAAAGGAATCGATGACACCTTGGATGTTTTTCCCTGTCATGGAGTGGGCGGAATCGTAGGAATGTTGCTCACGGCAGTTTTTGCTGAGGAAGGCGGGCTAATTTATGGTAGCTCCGTTCTTTTGTTAAAACATATGGCAGCACTGTCTCTTGTTGTGGTGTTCGTAGTGGTAATGACTTGGATTGGACTGAAATTGGTTCGGTTAATAGAGAAGCTCGAAGTCTCAGTTGATGGGGAGGAACTTGGTTTGGATCTTCATCAGCACAATGAACAACTTGCTCATTAG
- the gltB gene encoding glutamate synthase large subunit has translation MPKQQGLYDPSLEKGSCGVGFIAQINGQKSSAIVHQALELLKNLEHRGAEGADEKSGDGAGILCQIPHDFLVSVTHGIGIHLPAPGHYGVGMMFLPRDDFERRTVRNIVKQAVAEAGFNFLGWRSVPVDGETIGPLARSFQPRIRQFFVTHPHGPGPSETFERQLYLIRRRIEKMVEEACLHPSQSAYVLSLSANTLIYKGMLKPSQLDQFFLDLKSPLFCSSLALVHSRFSTNTFPSWSLAQPFRHLCHNGEINTLKGNRKWMRAREGRFTSSLLGESHAQTLPLLHPSESDSASLDRTLELLYQNGRSLAHAGLMLIPDPWENRQQLSPQEYDFYRHHSMLMEPWDGPAAVCFTNGRQIGAKLDRNGLRPLRYFRTKDGRVILSSEAGAVREDEDQISYKGRVAPGQILIVDTDKQKIFNDREIRTELAQMAPYGDWLKRSAVRLKEITTFDHKPGKATNRPAKHDTEDESQFEVDEFTRLQAAFGYTREEIESVILPMTRDGKEVVSSMGNDTPLAILSEQPQLLFNYFRQSFAQVTNPPIDPIRENQVMSLLSWIGPLPSLLSEGVATRIRVKCPSPLLSQDELESLLRWEHSDWKVHRLSLLYKAQDKESLTHALDDLIQKVDKMVADGVTCLVLSDRGLDAQHLPIPSLLAVSAVHQHLIRQKARSQIDLLIESAEPRTVHHVACLLGYGASGIVPYLVYETLRRELQLDSDSRDWHQALGRYRHAIDTGLLKIFSRMGISTAQSYKGAQIFEILGISRRVVDIHFSGSLSRLDGLGLREIQEESKRRHDLAYGARFNSIPAGNDIHYRPKGEQHSWRPEVIENLQVAVRTDSKTAFRKYSELLNEESKQPTNLRNLLRLRFVPTPLSLSKVESASSIVKCFTTGAMSLGALSEEVHQTLAKTMNRLGAKSNSGEGGEDPLRYQSSGQTENLNSAIKQVASGRFGVTAAYLRSAQEIQIKMAQGAKPGEGGQLPGDKVDRTIARLRHATPGVPLISPPPHHDIYSIEDLKQLIFDLRNLNPKAAISVKLVSQAGVGTVAAGVAKAYADKILISGDTGGTGAAPLSSIKHVGAPWEMGLAETHQTLVLNGMRDKVRLESDGQMRTGRDIAIACILGADEFGFSTAPLITQGCLMMRKCHLNTCPVGIATQDPILRERFKGSSEYLIRYFFFVAEEVRQIMAKMGFRSLKEMRGRVDRLDWDQNHQNWKIKTLDLSALLHRSQTVHSFPKRTNSRVAHPDKVLDRELISLTEKSLEQNEPISIRMNIKNTNLCIGTLLSGHLVEKYGASGLSADSICLLLKGSAGQSLGAFLIPGVSIQIEGEANDYAGKGLCGGKIAIFPPANSPLLPSESIIVGNTSLYGATSGEFYAYGLAGERFAVRNSGATAVIEGVGDHGCEYMTGGTVVILGPVGRNFAAGVSGGQIFVWDQSKTLLDNINPEMVTALPLHNDKQEQILRQMIEKHYSFTNSRRALEILENWEINLPLFFAVTWRGETMPQKKYSSTTPKLDISKQPPEVQHG, from the coding sequence ATGCCCAAACAGCAGGGTCTCTATGATCCGAGTCTAGAGAAAGGATCTTGTGGCGTAGGATTTATCGCGCAAATCAATGGCCAGAAATCTTCGGCAATTGTTCATCAGGCTCTTGAGCTACTTAAGAATCTTGAACACCGAGGGGCCGAAGGTGCTGATGAAAAGTCGGGCGATGGAGCTGGAATTCTCTGCCAAATACCTCACGACTTTCTCGTCTCTGTCACTCATGGAATCGGAATTCACTTGCCTGCGCCTGGGCACTACGGCGTGGGAATGATGTTTCTCCCAAGAGATGATTTTGAAAGAAGAACCGTTCGAAATATTGTTAAACAAGCCGTCGCTGAAGCCGGATTCAATTTTCTCGGATGGCGTTCTGTCCCTGTTGACGGAGAAACAATTGGCCCCTTAGCGCGGTCGTTCCAACCCAGGATCAGGCAATTTTTTGTCACTCACCCCCATGGTCCCGGTCCCTCCGAAACCTTTGAGAGACAACTTTACCTAATCAGAAGACGAATTGAAAAAATGGTCGAAGAGGCATGCCTTCATCCCTCCCAAAGCGCCTACGTCCTGTCTTTGTCCGCCAACACTCTTATATACAAAGGAATGCTCAAACCGAGCCAACTCGATCAATTTTTTCTTGATCTAAAAAGTCCCTTATTTTGCTCCTCCCTCGCTTTGGTGCACTCGCGATTCAGCACAAACACCTTTCCTTCTTGGTCGCTCGCTCAACCCTTTCGCCATCTTTGCCACAACGGAGAAATCAACACTCTCAAAGGCAACCGAAAGTGGATGAGAGCCCGTGAAGGTCGGTTCACGAGTTCATTGCTTGGCGAAAGTCATGCTCAAACGCTGCCTCTCCTCCACCCATCTGAAAGCGATTCGGCAAGCCTGGATCGTACTCTAGAACTTCTTTACCAAAATGGACGAAGTCTCGCCCACGCTGGCCTGATGTTAATTCCTGATCCCTGGGAAAACCGTCAACAATTGTCACCACAGGAGTATGACTTCTACCGGCATCACTCTATGCTGATGGAGCCCTGGGACGGTCCTGCCGCTGTCTGTTTTACCAATGGTCGACAGATCGGTGCCAAACTTGATCGTAACGGTCTCCGACCTTTGCGGTATTTCAGAACAAAGGATGGACGAGTGATTCTCTCCTCCGAAGCGGGAGCTGTTCGTGAGGACGAAGATCAAATTTCTTATAAAGGTCGAGTCGCCCCTGGACAGATTCTTATTGTGGACACCGACAAACAAAAGATATTCAATGATCGAGAGATTAGAACAGAACTCGCTCAGATGGCTCCCTATGGCGACTGGCTCAAACGGAGCGCTGTGCGATTGAAAGAAATCACGACGTTCGATCATAAGCCAGGCAAGGCCACCAACAGACCTGCGAAACACGACACTGAGGACGAGAGCCAATTTGAAGTCGATGAATTCACCAGACTCCAAGCTGCCTTTGGCTACACCAGAGAGGAAATCGAATCCGTTATTTTGCCTATGACTCGAGATGGAAAGGAAGTTGTCTCCTCAATGGGAAATGACACTCCCCTTGCCATCCTCTCTGAGCAACCTCAATTGCTCTTTAATTATTTTCGCCAATCATTTGCGCAAGTCACAAATCCACCGATTGACCCTATTCGTGAAAATCAGGTGATGTCTCTCTTGTCATGGATAGGACCACTGCCTTCTCTTTTATCAGAAGGCGTTGCTACAAGAATCAGAGTCAAGTGTCCCAGTCCTCTCCTGAGTCAGGACGAACTCGAGAGCCTTCTGCGCTGGGAACATTCAGATTGGAAGGTCCATCGCCTTTCCCTACTTTATAAAGCACAAGATAAAGAAAGTTTAACTCATGCTCTCGATGACTTGATCCAAAAAGTGGATAAAATGGTTGCTGACGGCGTCACTTGTCTTGTTCTCAGTGACCGGGGACTTGATGCTCAGCATTTGCCAATTCCAAGTCTACTCGCAGTAAGTGCCGTCCACCAGCACCTGATTCGTCAAAAGGCGCGCTCGCAAATTGATCTTTTAATAGAGAGTGCAGAACCTCGAACCGTTCATCACGTAGCTTGCCTGCTAGGTTACGGGGCCAGTGGCATAGTTCCCTATTTAGTTTATGAAACTCTTCGCCGAGAGCTCCAGCTAGATTCAGATTCAAGAGATTGGCATCAAGCCTTGGGTCGATATCGCCATGCAATTGATACTGGACTCCTCAAGATATTTTCAAGAATGGGCATCTCGACAGCTCAGTCCTATAAAGGTGCTCAGATTTTTGAGATCCTCGGGATCAGTCGCCGTGTTGTAGACATCCATTTTTCAGGATCTCTTTCTCGGCTGGATGGATTAGGCTTGCGTGAAATTCAGGAAGAAAGCAAGCGTCGGCACGATCTTGCCTATGGCGCCCGTTTCAATTCTATTCCCGCTGGAAACGACATTCATTATAGACCCAAGGGAGAACAACACAGTTGGCGACCTGAAGTAATAGAAAATTTGCAAGTTGCTGTTCGCACTGATAGCAAAACAGCATTTAGGAAGTATTCAGAACTTCTGAATGAAGAATCTAAGCAACCTACCAATCTGAGAAATCTCCTCCGCCTGCGTTTTGTTCCAACACCTTTGTCCCTCAGTAAAGTCGAATCGGCTTCGAGCATCGTCAAGTGTTTCACTACGGGCGCGATGTCGCTTGGAGCGCTCAGTGAAGAAGTTCATCAAACGCTAGCCAAAACAATGAATCGGCTTGGAGCCAAGAGCAATTCTGGCGAAGGAGGCGAAGATCCCCTTCGCTATCAGTCTTCAGGTCAAACTGAGAATTTAAATTCGGCCATCAAGCAAGTTGCTTCTGGAAGATTTGGAGTCACGGCAGCTTATTTGCGGAGTGCCCAAGAGATACAAATCAAAATGGCCCAAGGAGCAAAACCGGGAGAAGGAGGCCAGCTTCCTGGCGACAAGGTCGATCGGACGATCGCTCGGCTGCGGCACGCCACGCCAGGAGTGCCTTTGATCTCTCCACCTCCCCACCACGATATTTATTCGATTGAAGATCTCAAGCAGCTCATCTTTGATTTGCGAAATTTGAATCCCAAAGCTGCAATATCAGTAAAACTCGTCTCTCAAGCTGGAGTCGGAACAGTCGCAGCCGGAGTTGCAAAAGCCTACGCCGATAAGATTCTCATTAGTGGTGATACCGGAGGAACGGGCGCAGCTCCACTCTCATCGATAAAGCATGTTGGAGCTCCCTGGGAGATGGGTTTGGCCGAGACCCACCAAACGCTGGTTCTCAACGGAATGAGGGACAAAGTTCGACTTGAATCAGATGGCCAAATGAGAACAGGCCGCGATATCGCGATCGCCTGCATCTTGGGTGCTGACGAGTTCGGCTTTTCAACAGCACCCCTCATTACTCAGGGTTGCTTGATGATGAGAAAATGTCATCTCAATACTTGCCCCGTCGGAATTGCCACTCAAGATCCGATTTTGCGCGAACGATTTAAGGGCTCCTCAGAGTATTTGATCCGATATTTCTTTTTTGTGGCCGAGGAAGTTCGGCAAATCATGGCTAAGATGGGATTTCGAAGTCTCAAAGAAATGCGCGGACGAGTCGATCGCCTCGATTGGGACCAAAATCATCAGAATTGGAAGATAAAAACTTTGGACCTCTCGGCTCTCTTGCATCGAAGTCAAACCGTCCATTCTTTTCCTAAACGGACCAATTCGCGTGTGGCGCATCCCGATAAGGTGTTGGATCGCGAACTCATTTCGCTGACTGAAAAATCTCTTGAACAAAATGAACCCATCTCCATTCGCATGAATATTAAAAATACCAATCTTTGTATAGGAACGCTACTTTCTGGCCATTTGGTTGAAAAGTACGGAGCTTCAGGCCTGAGCGCAGATAGCATTTGCCTTTTGCTGAAGGGCTCCGCCGGACAGAGTTTGGGGGCCTTCCTCATTCCAGGAGTTTCCATACAAATCGAAGGTGAAGCCAACGATTACGCGGGAAAGGGACTTTGTGGTGGAAAAATTGCCATCTTCCCACCAGCGAACAGCCCTCTCTTGCCGTCTGAATCCATCATAGTTGGCAATACATCACTCTACGGAGCCACATCTGGTGAGTTTTATGCTTATGGTCTTGCGGGAGAGCGTTTTGCCGTACGAAACAGTGGCGCCACCGCTGTCATTGAGGGAGTGGGAGATCATGGCTGTGAATACATGACGGGCGGAACTGTCGTCATTTTAGGTCCTGTGGGACGAAACTTTGCCGCAGGAGTGTCGGGTGGACAGATTTTTGTCTGGGATCAAAGTAAAACACTCTTGGACAATATAAATCCAGAAATGGTTACAGCTTTGCCGCTTCACAATGACAAACAAGAGCAGATTCTAAGGCAGATGATAGAAAAGCACTATTCCTTTACGAACAGCCGCCGAGCTCTTGAAATCTTAGAAAACTGGGAAATCAATCTGCCTCTCTTTTTTGCGGTCACTTGGCGCGGGGAAACTATGCCTCAAAAAAAATATTCGAGCACAACTCCAAAACTTGACATAAGCAAACAGCCGCCTGAGGTTCAACATGGGTGA
- a CDS encoding glutamate synthase subunit beta encodes MGDIRGFLKYPRRGHTYRPVEERKKDWKEVEVKPPSDGVQKQAGRCMDCGVPFCMSHHGCPLENLIPEWNNKFHAGDTFSAWQALEETNNFPEITGRLCPAPCETSCVAGKDGEPVAIRAIEQTLADLALAKNWIKPLPPKKRLAQSIALIGSGPAGLTAGQQLNRLGYKVSIFEKSPKPGGLLRYGIPNFKYEKSGLDLRIHQLESEGINFRCGIEIDKDISIDQLASEFDVIGLTMGAEQPRDLDLPGRALGGIHFAMEFLVQQNILNSGDKLSPDRMISALNKNVIVIGGGDTGSDCVGTAIRQGAKSVLQLEVQPRPPLLRSNGTPWPQWPMKMRVSHAHEEGGERQWSILTQEFLGNDKAQVSGLRIMDAKTDGSGTEINALSSELKADLVLIAIGFSGPRRQGILDKIGIQLDAQNRPITNKNYQTSIPHIFAAGDVRRGQSLIVWAIAEGRKMAEAIDTYLQTDASNRLTLTR; translated from the coding sequence ATGGGTGATATTCGCGGTTTTCTCAAGTATCCGAGAAGGGGCCATACCTATCGACCGGTGGAGGAGCGAAAAAAAGATTGGAAAGAGGTGGAAGTCAAACCTCCATCTGATGGCGTTCAAAAACAGGCAGGCCGATGCATGGACTGCGGTGTTCCGTTTTGCATGAGCCACCACGGTTGTCCTCTCGAAAACTTGATTCCTGAATGGAATAATAAATTTCACGCGGGAGACACATTTTCTGCGTGGCAGGCTCTGGAGGAGACAAATAATTTTCCGGAGATAACGGGACGCCTCTGCCCCGCTCCCTGCGAAACATCATGCGTTGCAGGGAAAGACGGTGAGCCTGTCGCGATTCGGGCCATCGAACAAACTCTTGCCGATTTGGCACTGGCAAAAAACTGGATCAAACCTCTACCACCCAAAAAGCGCCTTGCTCAAAGCATTGCCCTGATCGGATCAGGCCCTGCGGGCTTGACTGCCGGCCAACAACTCAACCGCCTCGGATATAAGGTCAGCATTTTTGAGAAATCCCCCAAACCAGGCGGACTTCTTCGCTATGGTATTCCCAATTTCAAATATGAAAAATCAGGACTGGACTTGAGAATCCATCAGTTGGAATCCGAGGGAATCAATTTTCGATGTGGAATTGAAATTGATAAGGATATTTCAATTGATCAACTCGCCTCTGAATTTGATGTCATTGGTCTGACTATGGGAGCAGAACAGCCACGAGATCTGGACTTACCAGGTCGGGCTCTCGGTGGAATTCATTTCGCAATGGAATTCTTAGTTCAGCAAAATATCCTCAACTCCGGAGATAAACTGTCCCCCGATAGAATGATTTCTGCATTGAATAAAAACGTGATCGTCATTGGCGGGGGAGATACCGGGTCAGATTGCGTTGGGACTGCAATACGTCAGGGAGCAAAGAGCGTTCTTCAACTAGAAGTGCAACCTCGCCCCCCACTTTTGCGGAGCAATGGAACCCCTTGGCCTCAGTGGCCGATGAAAATGAGAGTTTCACACGCTCACGAGGAAGGCGGAGAAAGACAGTGGTCAATTCTCACTCAGGAGTTTCTCGGCAATGACAAGGCTCAAGTCTCTGGACTGCGAATCATGGACGCGAAAACAGATGGAAGTGGCACGGAAATAAACGCTTTGAGTTCAGAACTCAAAGCTGACTTGGTTTTAATTGCGATCGGATTTAGCGGTCCTCGGCGACAAGGAATCCTAGATAAAATAGGCATTCAACTTGATGCCCAAAACCGCCCCATCACAAACAAAAACTATCAAACATCGATCCCCCACATTTTTGCGGCCGGTGATGTTCGCCGTGGACAATCGCTGATCGTTTGGGCTATCGCTGAAGGCAGGAAAATGGCTGAAGCCATTGATACCTACCTCCAAACGGACGCATCAAATCGCCTGACCTTGACCCGCTAA
- a CDS encoding MipA/OmpV family protein → MDLIRIFSRRICVTVWVFVCCFRSSADIRDHDSQLPLYEIGLAGATFFMSDYPAAEQGKLRALVVPYGFYRGKVLRADDEGGIRGRLVDREKVEFDLSASAGFPADSGDNRARRGMPDIDWVGEIGPRLRVHILDQGKHRLNFNLPVRYVFSTDFRRADDRGYLFQPELEYRNSNIFDEDLEGTILLSMIFASDQLMDYFYEVPAEYSHPERPSFQAQGGYLGTSLTLGASREMAEDARFFVGAKLDYYGFSMNDRSPLFKDPLNLTFALGFSYRLLESEDRAGTRM, encoded by the coding sequence TTGGATTTGATTCGCATCTTTTCAAGACGAATCTGTGTCACGGTTTGGGTATTTGTCTGTTGTTTCAGAAGCAGTGCAGATATTCGTGATCACGACAGCCAGCTGCCTCTCTACGAAATTGGATTGGCCGGGGCCACTTTTTTTATGTCAGATTATCCAGCAGCGGAGCAGGGAAAATTGCGGGCCCTGGTGGTTCCCTATGGCTTTTATAGGGGCAAGGTTTTAAGGGCAGACGATGAGGGTGGAATTCGTGGGCGCCTCGTGGACCGCGAAAAAGTTGAATTTGATCTGAGCGCATCGGCCGGATTTCCTGCGGACAGTGGAGACAATCGAGCCAGAAGGGGAATGCCTGACATTGACTGGGTTGGGGAGATAGGACCCCGATTGAGAGTACACATTCTAGACCAAGGAAAGCATCGCCTCAATTTCAATCTTCCTGTTCGCTACGTATTCTCAACTGACTTCAGGCGAGCTGACGATCGAGGTTATTTATTTCAACCGGAGCTTGAATATCGCAATAGCAATATCTTTGATGAAGATTTGGAGGGAACAATTCTCCTTTCAATGATTTTTGCAAGCGATCAGTTGATGGACTACTTTTATGAGGTTCCGGCCGAGTACTCACATCCTGAACGTCCCTCTTTTCAAGCACAAGGGGGCTATTTAGGGACGTCATTGACTCTCGGTGCTTCACGTGAAATGGCAGAGGACGCAAGGTTTTTTGTTGGTGCAAAATTGGACTATTATGGCTTTTCCATGAATGATCGCAGTCCCCTATTTAAGGATCCTCTCAATCTGACCTTTGCCTTGGGTTTTAGTTATCGCCTTCTGGAGTCGGAAGATCGAGCGGGAACGCGAATGTAG
- the hutU gene encoding urocanate hydratase, which translates to MVKRIIRSPHGSQLHCKGWLQEAAYRMIQNNLDSEVAEFPDELIVYGGRGKAARDWPSYDRILLALKDLESDETLIIQSGKPIGTIKTHEDAPRVLLANSNLVPKWANWEVFDELERKGLMMYGQMTAGSWIYIGSQGIVQGTFETFIEAGRRHFSGDLKGRTILTAGLGGMGGAQPLAGVFAGANVLAVEVDPSRIQKRLDTRYIDEVAEGLDDALERIARYRKEGVARSVALLGNMATVIRELNERGFLPDLLTDQTSAHDPLNGYIPEGHSLSEAAQLRKSHPQLYLEKAKASIVAHVEGMLLMQKRGAITFDYGNNIRAVALEGGVRNAFDIPGFVPEYIRPLFCRGSGPFRWVALSGDPKDIQVTDDALRELFPHKKNLLRWLDMAEKRIAFQGLPARICWLEYGERSQAGLRFNELVATGKVRAPIVIGRDHLDCGSVASPNRETEGMKDGSDMVGDWPILNALVNTACGATWVSFHQGGGVGMGYSLHAGQVIVADGTAAAARRLERVLNADPAMGLFRHIDAGYGDAAAIARERGVKSFWI; encoded by the coding sequence ATGGTAAAACGTATCATCAGATCGCCTCATGGATCTCAGTTGCACTGTAAGGGTTGGTTGCAAGAAGCTGCCTATCGAATGATTCAAAATAATCTTGATTCGGAGGTGGCAGAGTTTCCTGATGAATTGATTGTCTACGGAGGGCGGGGCAAGGCGGCCCGGGATTGGCCGTCCTACGATCGCATTTTGTTGGCCTTGAAAGACTTAGAATCTGATGAGACTCTCATCATCCAATCTGGAAAGCCGATCGGCACGATTAAGACCCATGAGGATGCTCCAAGGGTGCTTTTGGCAAACTCCAATCTCGTACCTAAGTGGGCAAATTGGGAAGTTTTTGATGAGCTCGAAAGAAAAGGTCTCATGATGTATGGGCAGATGACGGCCGGATCATGGATTTATATTGGGTCTCAGGGGATCGTGCAGGGAACTTTCGAAACATTTATTGAAGCAGGTCGAAGGCATTTCTCTGGTGATTTAAAAGGACGAACCATTCTGACGGCAGGACTTGGAGGAATGGGCGGCGCTCAGCCGCTGGCCGGAGTTTTTGCGGGGGCCAATGTGCTCGCAGTTGAGGTGGATCCCTCTCGCATTCAAAAGCGACTGGATACACGGTACATCGATGAAGTCGCCGAAGGGCTTGATGATGCACTTGAGCGTATTGCTCGCTATCGCAAAGAGGGAGTTGCGAGAAGTGTGGCTCTATTGGGCAATATGGCGACGGTGATCAGGGAATTAAATGAGCGAGGCTTTTTGCCCGATCTCCTGACCGATCAGACGTCTGCTCATGATCCTTTGAATGGATACATTCCGGAGGGACACTCGCTTTCCGAAGCGGCTCAATTGCGAAAATCTCATCCTCAACTGTATTTGGAAAAAGCAAAAGCCTCTATTGTCGCTCATGTGGAAGGTATGCTTTTGATGCAAAAGCGCGGAGCTATTACCTTTGACTATGGGAACAATATCAGAGCGGTGGCCCTTGAAGGGGGAGTGAGAAACGCGTTCGATATTCCCGGTTTTGTTCCTGAGTATATTCGCCCCTTGTTTTGTCGTGGCAGTGGACCTTTTCGTTGGGTGGCTCTGAGCGGCGATCCCAAAGATATTCAAGTCACGGATGATGCGCTTCGAGAGTTGTTTCCTCACAAGAAAAATCTCTTGCGCTGGCTTGATATGGCAGAAAAGCGGATTGCCTTCCAAGGGCTGCCGGCTCGCATTTGCTGGCTTGAATACGGAGAAAGATCTCAGGCAGGTCTTAGGTTTAACGAACTTGTCGCGACGGGAAAAGTGAGAGCTCCGATTGTGATTGGGCGCGATCATCTGGACTGCGGTTCTGTGGCGAGCCCCAATCGTGAAACTGAAGGCATGAAGGACGGTTCTGACATGGTTGGTGATTGGCCGATCTTAAATGCGCTCGTGAATACGGCTTGTGGTGCAACTTGGGTGAGTTTTCATCAGGGTGGTGGAGTTGGTATGGGCTACAGTCTTCACGCGGGACAGGTGATTGTCGCCGATGGGACGGCTGCAGCTGCACGGCGCTTGGAGCGAGTTTTGAACGCAGATCCGGCCATGGGTCTATTTCGTCATATAGATGCAGGCTACGGTGATGCGGCGGCCATTGCCCGAGAGCGGGGAGTAAAATCTTTTTGGATTTGA